In endosymbiont of unidentified scaly snail isolate Monju, the following are encoded in one genomic region:
- the pyrF gene encoding orotidine-5'-phosphate decarboxylase codes for MSEVFSPRVIVALDYPAEAPALALIDQLDPGICRLKIGKEMFTRLGPDFVRRVIDRGFEVFLDLKYHDIPNTVAAACEAAADLGVWMLNLHASGGRRMMETAMARLAQRHERPLLVAVTILTSLGADELAEIGFVGSPEENVQRLAGLAADCGLDGVVCSPREAATLRAQQGDDFLLVTPGVRPATASLDDQTRVMTPGDAIRAGSSHLVVGRPITAAADPLAALSAIAEEVAAAV; via the coding sequence ATGAGCGAAGTTTTCTCCCCCCGCGTGATCGTGGCCCTGGACTACCCCGCCGAGGCGCCTGCCCTGGCGCTGATCGACCAGCTGGACCCCGGCATATGCCGGCTGAAGATCGGCAAGGAGATGTTCACCCGCCTGGGACCGGATTTCGTGCGTCGGGTGATCGATCGCGGCTTCGAGGTATTCCTGGACCTCAAGTACCACGACATCCCCAACACCGTGGCCGCGGCCTGCGAGGCGGCCGCCGACCTGGGCGTGTGGATGCTCAACCTGCATGCTTCGGGCGGGCGACGCATGATGGAGACGGCCATGGCGCGCCTGGCACAGCGCCACGAACGCCCCCTGCTGGTCGCGGTGACCATCCTCACCAGCCTGGGAGCCGATGAGCTGGCCGAGATCGGCTTTGTCGGCAGTCCCGAGGAAAATGTGCAGCGGCTGGCCGGCCTGGCCGCGGATTGCGGGCTCGACGGCGTGGTCTGCTCGCCACGCGAGGCGGCCACCCTGCGTGCGCAGCAGGGCGATGATTTTCTGCTGGTGACCCCGGGGGTGCGTCCGGCGACCGCTTCGCTGGACGACCAGACCCGGGTGATGACCCCCGGCGATGCCATCCGCGCCGGCTCCAGTCACCTGGTGGTGGGCAGGCCCATCACGGCGGCAGCCGATCCGCTGGCTGCGCTCTCGGCCATCGCCGAAGAGGTCGCGGCTGCCGTTTGA
- the sat gene encoding sulfate adenylyltransferase, with amino-acid sequence MINPVGSDELKPLFVYDDKEHEALMHEAESLPSLVISSQAAGNAVMLGGGYFSPLKGYMNVADAMGAADKMTLTDGSFFPVPVMCLVESTEAIGDAKRIALRDPNVEGNPVLAVMDIENIEEVTDEQMAFMTEKVYRTTDMEHPGVKAFNSQGRIALSGPIKVLNFSYFITDFPDTFRTAVEIRNEIKERGWNKVVAFQTRNPMHLAHEELCHMAMERTGADGLVIHMLLGKLKPGDIPAPVRDAAIRKMVELYFPPNSVMVTGYGFDMLYAGPREAVLHAYFRQNMGATHFIIGRDHAGVGDYYGAFDAQTIFDEEVPPGALQIEIFKADHTAWSKKLNKVVMMREAPDHTKEDFILLSGTKVREMLGQGIAPPPEFSRPEVAQILIDYYQSLNK; translated from the coding sequence ATGATCAATCCCGTTGGCTCTGACGAGCTCAAGCCCCTGTTCGTATACGACGACAAGGAACATGAAGCGCTGATGCACGAGGCCGAATCGTTGCCGTCACTGGTCATCAGCTCGCAGGCTGCCGGCAATGCCGTGATGCTGGGCGGTGGCTATTTCAGCCCGCTCAAGGGTTACATGAACGTGGCCGACGCCATGGGTGCTGCCGACAAGATGACGCTCACCGACGGCTCCTTCTTCCCGGTGCCGGTGATGTGCCTGGTCGAGAGCACCGAGGCCATCGGTGACGCCAAGCGCATCGCGCTGCGTGACCCCAACGTCGAAGGCAACCCGGTGCTGGCGGTGATGGACATCGAGAACATCGAGGAAGTCACCGACGAGCAGATGGCCTTCATGACCGAGAAGGTCTATCGCACCACCGACATGGAGCACCCCGGCGTCAAGGCTTTCAACAGTCAGGGTCGCATCGCCCTGTCCGGCCCCATCAAGGTGCTGAACTTCAGCTACTTCATTACCGACTTCCCGGACACCTTCCGCACTGCGGTGGAGATCCGCAACGAGATCAAAGAGCGCGGCTGGAACAAGGTGGTCGCCTTCCAGACCCGCAACCCCATGCACCTGGCGCACGAGGAGTTGTGCCACATGGCCATGGAACGGACCGGGGCCGACGGCCTGGTGATCCACATGCTGCTGGGCAAGCTCAAGCCGGGCGACATCCCCGCGCCGGTGCGTGACGCCGCCATCCGCAAGATGGTCGAGCTGTACTTCCCGCCGAACAGCGTGATGGTCACCGGCTACGGCTTCGATATGCTCTATGCCGGTCCGCGCGAGGCCGTGCTGCACGCCTATTTCCGCCAGAACATGGGTGCGACGCACTTCATCATCGGCCGTGATCACGCCGGCGTGGGTGACTACTACGGTGCCTTCGACGCCCAGACTATCTTCGACGAGGAAGTGCCGCCGGGCGCACTGCAGATCGAGATCTTCAAGGCCGACCACACCGCCTGGTCGAAGAAGCTCAACAAAGTGGTGATGATGCGCGAGGCGCCGGACCACACCAAGGAAGACTTCATCCTGCTCTCCGGCACCAAGGTGCGCGAGATGCTGGGTCAGGGCATCGCCCCGCCGCCCGAGTTCTCTCGCCCCGAGGTGGCGCAGATCCTCATCGACTACTATCAGAGCCTGAACAAGTAA
- a CDS encoding NUDIX domain-containing protein has product MDEEYRYQPLEEERLCQGFLKIHRHRLRHASFRGGWCPEIVRERIEDLAAVSVLLYDPAEDAVVLVEQFRVGLMGQVEPPWTLETVSGFCDKTPEAVARREVAEETGCVLRALYPIGAFFVSPGISVERIHLFLGEVDSGQAGGIHGLPEEGEEIRVVVMPRAQALAECFGRINSTSALIALQWLALARRDGRLA; this is encoded by the coding sequence ATGGACGAGGAATACCGTTACCAGCCACTCGAAGAAGAGCGCCTCTGTCAGGGCTTCCTGAAGATCCACCGTCACCGCCTGCGGCATGCCAGCTTCCGTGGCGGCTGGTGCCCGGAGATCGTGCGCGAACGCATCGAGGACCTCGCGGCGGTCTCGGTGCTGCTCTACGATCCCGCCGAGGACGCGGTGGTGCTGGTCGAACAATTCCGCGTGGGCTTGATGGGGCAGGTCGAGCCACCCTGGACCCTGGAGACGGTCTCGGGCTTCTGCGACAAGACGCCCGAGGCGGTGGCGCGGCGCGAGGTGGCCGAGGAGACCGGCTGTGTCCTGCGCGCGCTGTACCCGATCGGTGCCTTCTTTGTCAGCCCCGGCATCTCGGTCGAGCGCATACACCTGTTTTTGGGCGAGGTGGACAGTGGCCAGGCCGGCGGCATTCACGGCCTGCCGGAAGAAGGCGAGGAGATCCGCGTGGTAGTGATGCCGCGCGCGCAGGCACTGGCCGAGTGCTTCGGGCGCATCAACTCCACCAGCGCGCTGATTGCCCTGCAATGGCTGGCGCTGGCGCGGCGTGACGGCCGCCTCGCGTGA
- a CDS encoding secretin N-terminal domain-containing protein translates to MMSRIRLLITCLLLGSQLVFAATETALFTVRHRPAADLVPQLREVLGKDGGVSAWGDRLIVRAPAERLDEIRWLIGELDQPLRRLLIEVEVGRERGQRKTEADLHTHDGRARLRFMEGHTRQDGERLQRVRTLDGRPALIRIGRSVPIYTVEQHRYGNQTEERLSVRYKDLHTGILVLPRVHGDRVTLEVYQQDQREASGGRFALQDAETVASGRLGEWLSIGSIETQGSEREQGIGLSAHTRAHDEVTIRARVIALD, encoded by the coding sequence ATGATGTCACGCATCCGCCTGCTGATCACCTGCCTGCTGCTCGGCTCCCAGCTCGTCTTCGCTGCCACCGAGACGGCGCTGTTCACCGTCCGCCACCGCCCGGCCGCCGACCTGGTACCCCAGCTTCGGGAAGTACTGGGCAAGGACGGCGGCGTCTCGGCCTGGGGTGATCGCCTGATCGTACGCGCCCCGGCCGAGCGCCTGGACGAGATCCGCTGGCTGATCGGCGAACTGGACCAGCCGCTGCGTCGCCTGCTGATCGAGGTCGAAGTCGGTCGTGAACGGGGACAGCGCAAGACCGAGGCCGATCTGCATACCCACGATGGCCGGGCACGCCTCCGCTTCATGGAAGGCCATACTCGGCAGGACGGCGAGCGCCTGCAACGGGTGCGCACCCTGGACGGGCGCCCCGCGTTGATCCGCATCGGCCGCTCGGTGCCGATCTACACGGTCGAACAGCACCGCTACGGCAACCAGACCGAAGAACGCCTGAGCGTGCGTTACAAGGACCTGCACACCGGCATCCTGGTGCTGCCGCGGGTGCATGGCGACAGGGTCACACTCGAGGTATACCAGCAGGATCAGCGGGAGGCCAGCGGAGGACGCTTCGCCCTGCAAGACGCCGAAACGGTGGCCAGTGGCCGCCTCGGCGAATGGCTGTCGATCGGCAGCATCGAGACGCAGGGGAGCGAACGCGAGCAGGGCATCGGCCTGTCCGCGCACACCCGTGCACACGACGAGGTGACGATCCGGGCACGAGTCATCGCCCTGGACTGA
- a CDS encoding GNAT family N-acetyltransferase, with protein sequence MTEIRIADWASERETLLAIRFAVFVHEQGVPAELEEDAEDAKALHLLALSPDRQAIGTGRLLANGHIGRMAVHRDWRGRGVGSALLHTLLAEARRAGLRTVFLNAQCTAEPFYRRFGFQPEGEVFEDAGIPHRRMVRVLEDG encoded by the coding sequence ATGACTGAGATCCGTATTGCCGACTGGGCCAGCGAGCGCGAGACCCTGCTGGCCATCCGCTTTGCGGTCTTCGTCCATGAACAGGGGGTGCCGGCTGAACTCGAAGAAGATGCCGAGGATGCCAAAGCCCTTCACCTGCTGGCCCTCTCGCCCGACAGACAGGCCATCGGCACCGGCCGCCTGCTGGCCAACGGGCACATCGGCCGCATGGCCGTGCACCGCGACTGGCGTGGCCGGGGCGTGGGCTCGGCGCTGCTGCACACCCTGCTGGCAGAGGCCAGGCGAGCGGGACTGCGCACCGTCTTTCTCAACGCCCAGTGCACGGCAGAGCCATTCTATCGCCGTTTCGGCTTCCAGCCCGAGGGCGAGGTATTCGAGGACGCCGGCATTCCCCACCGGCGTATGGTGCGGGTGCTGGAAGACGGTTGA
- a CDS encoding JmjC domain-containing protein has protein sequence MTLAFLDIDRSEFLDRYWGKRPLLLRQAIAPDRLALSPEELAGLACEEDIESRLIMHTNGEWTLRHGPFDESDFATLPDRDWTLLVQDVDKYLPEVADLLDAFDFIPDWRLDDIMISYAVDGGGVGPHTDSYDVFLVQAQGRRRWRLSDHVFTDDDLLPDCQLRVLRDFPVNEEWLLEPGDVLYLPPHVAHWGIAEGECMTWSVGMRGPTDLELAAAWLEHLAQTARPQLGDHVGSDTDLPTRLQPRDLATARRLIGGIVPDDIPDFRRWLAAWLTEPKPGFEIEPPDTPPAFDGSALRRHPWARFTLVELEAGRLALCSQGECLVFDSTHAQTLETLCRQRRFGQGSLPADAAPVVETLLARGWLVADD, from the coding sequence ATGACACTGGCATTCCTCGACATCGACAGGTCCGAATTTCTCGACCGATACTGGGGCAAGCGTCCTCTGCTGCTGCGCCAGGCCATCGCCCCGGACCGACTCGCACTCTCGCCCGAGGAGCTCGCCGGCCTGGCCTGCGAGGAGGACATCGAGAGCCGGCTGATCATGCATACCAATGGCGAATGGACATTGCGGCACGGCCCCTTCGACGAGAGCGACTTCGCCACTTTGCCCGACCGCGACTGGACCCTTCTGGTGCAGGACGTGGACAAGTACCTGCCCGAGGTCGCGGACCTGCTGGACGCCTTCGACTTCATCCCCGACTGGCGACTCGACGACATCATGATCAGCTATGCAGTCGATGGCGGCGGGGTCGGTCCGCATACCGACAGCTATGACGTCTTCCTGGTACAGGCGCAAGGGCGGCGGCGGTGGCGCCTGAGCGACCACGTCTTTACCGATGACGACCTGCTGCCCGACTGCCAGCTACGCGTGCTGCGTGATTTCCCGGTAAACGAGGAGTGGCTGCTGGAACCGGGCGACGTACTCTACCTGCCGCCCCATGTGGCCCACTGGGGCATTGCCGAGGGCGAATGCATGACCTGGTCGGTGGGCATGCGCGGCCCCACCGACCTGGAACTGGCCGCCGCCTGGCTGGAACATCTCGCGCAGACGGCACGCCCACAGCTCGGCGACCACGTCGGCAGCGATACCGACCTGCCCACGCGACTCCAGCCCCGTGACCTGGCCACCGCGCGCCGTCTCATCGGCGGCATCGTGCCCGACGATATCCCCGATTTCCGGCGCTGGCTCGCCGCCTGGCTGACCGAACCCAAGCCCGGCTTCGAGATCGAGCCCCCCGACACCCCGCCCGCCTTCGACGGTTCAGCGTTGCGTCGCCACCCCTGGGCGCGTTTCACCCTGGTCGAGCTGGAAGCGGGCCGCCTGGCGCTCTGCAGCCAGGGCGAATGCCTGGTGTTCGATAGCACGCACGCACAGACCCTCGAAACACTGTGCCGCCAGCGCCGTTTCGGCCAGGGCAGCCTGCCAGCGGATGCCGCCCCGGTGGTCGAGACCCTGCTGGCGCGTGGCTGGCTGGTGGCCGATGACTGA
- a CDS encoding OmpA family protein yields MFQKIENKIVARIAPLGLAIGLALGGVGVAGAASHGGGSVAGPYLTDAEGKTVFTGFSKCWKTVGGVATPVTECPNTPKGVEVNAFGCPLDTDRDGVADYMDKCPNSRPNARVNADGCEIVENITIQTTIDHFDFDSAELKPAMMSALDDVAAKLNASPGNQQVLVIAHTDSTGPEGYNQRLSERRAQAAADYLAGKGITNLSIKGMGESQPVADNGTREGRAANRRVEIVVK; encoded by the coding sequence ATGTTCCAGAAGATCGAAAACAAGATTGTTGCCCGTATCGCACCGCTCGGCCTGGCGATAGGTCTGGCCTTGGGTGGCGTGGGCGTCGCCGGTGCCGCATCGCATGGTGGCGGTAGCGTTGCCGGCCCTTACCTGACCGATGCAGAGGGCAAGACGGTATTCACCGGTTTCAGCAAGTGCTGGAAGACTGTCGGCGGTGTGGCCACCCCGGTTACCGAGTGTCCCAACACCCCGAAGGGTGTCGAAGTCAACGCCTTCGGCTGCCCGCTGGACACCGATCGTGATGGCGTGGCCGATTACATGGACAAGTGCCCCAACAGTCGTCCGAATGCGCGGGTCAATGCCGATGGTTGTGAAATCGTCGAGAACATCACCATCCAGACCACCATCGACCATTTCGATTTCGACAGTGCCGAACTGAAACCCGCCATGATGTCTGCCCTGGACGATGTCGCGGCCAAGCTCAATGCCTCGCCGGGCAATCAACAGGTGCTGGTGATCGCTCACACCGATTCCACCGGTCCGGAAGGCTACAACCAGCGTCTGTCCGAGCGCCGTGCGCAGGCTGCCGCCGACTACCTGGCCGGCAAGGGCATCACCAACCTGAGCATCAAGGGTATGGGTGAGAGCCAGCCGGTGGCCGACAACGGTACCCGTGAAGGCCGTGCCGCCAACCGTCGCGTGGAGATCGTGGTCAAGTAA
- the purB gene encoding adenylosuccinate lyase: MQLSTLTAVSPIDGRYGGKTEALRPIFSEYGLIHHRVTVEVRWLQALSRHPGIGEVPPFSDAANALLDGIVADFGEADALRIKEIERTTNHDVKAVEYFLKERIAGNAELEAVSEFIHFACTSEDINNLSHALMLRAGREQVLLPELDRVIEDIRALAHAHAELPMLSRTHGQPASPTTLGKEMANVVARLRRQREQIARVPLLGKINGAVGNYNAHLAAYPEINWQAFAREFVESLGLEWNPYTIQIEPHDYMAELFDAIARANTILIDFARDVWSYISLGYFKQKTVAGEVGSSTMPHKVNPIDFENGEGNLGLANALFDHLAMKLPVSRWQRDLTDSTVLRNMGVGFAYTLIALQSLRRGIGKLEADEQRLADDLLSNWEVLAEPIQTVMRRYGIEKPYEKLKELTRGQRVDQAGMQAFVDGLELPEEVKAALRELTPLSYIGNAAEQARQI, encoded by the coding sequence ATGCAACTGAGCACCCTCACCGCGGTTTCCCCCATCGACGGCCGCTACGGCGGCAAGACCGAGGCCCTGCGGCCGATCTTCAGCGAATACGGCCTCATCCATCACCGCGTGACCGTCGAGGTCCGCTGGTTGCAGGCCCTGTCGCGTCATCCCGGCATTGGCGAGGTGCCGCCCTTCTCGGATGCCGCCAATGCCCTGCTCGATGGCATCGTCGCCGACTTCGGTGAAGCCGACGCCCTTCGCATCAAGGAGATCGAGCGCACCACCAACCACGACGTGAAGGCAGTGGAGTATTTCCTCAAGGAGCGCATCGCCGGCAACGCCGAACTCGAGGCGGTCAGCGAGTTCATCCACTTCGCCTGCACCTCGGAAGACATCAACAACCTGTCGCATGCGCTCATGCTGCGCGCCGGCCGCGAACAGGTCCTGTTGCCCGAGCTCGATCGCGTGATCGAGGACATCCGCGCCCTGGCGCACGCGCACGCCGAGCTGCCCATGCTCTCGCGCACCCACGGCCAGCCCGCTTCGCCCACCACACTGGGCAAGGAGATGGCCAACGTGGTGGCGCGCCTGCGCCGCCAGCGCGAACAGATCGCCAGGGTTCCCCTGCTGGGCAAGATCAACGGCGCCGTGGGCAACTACAACGCCCATCTCGCGGCCTATCCGGAGATCAACTGGCAGGCCTTCGCTCGCGAATTCGTCGAGTCGCTGGGGCTGGAGTGGAACCCCTACACCATCCAGATCGAACCGCACGACTACATGGCCGAGCTTTTCGACGCCATCGCGCGCGCCAATACCATCCTCATCGACTTTGCGCGCGATGTCTGGAGCTATATCTCGCTGGGCTACTTCAAGCAGAAGACGGTGGCGGGCGAAGTCGGCTCCTCGACCATGCCGCACAAGGTCAACCCCATCGATTTCGAGAACGGCGAGGGCAATCTGGGACTGGCCAATGCCCTGTTCGATCACCTGGCGATGAAGCTGCCGGTCTCGCGCTGGCAGCGCGACCTCACCGACTCGACCGTGCTGCGCAACATGGGCGTGGGTTTCGCCTATACCCTGATCGCCCTGCAGTCGCTGCGCCGCGGCATCGGCAAGCTCGAGGCCGACGAACAGCGTCTGGCCGACGATCTGCTGAGCAACTGGGAGGTACTGGCCGAGCCCATCCAGACCGTGATGCGCCGTTACGGCATCGAGAAGCCCTACGAAAAGCTCAAGGAACTGACCCGGGGCCAGCGCGTGGACCAGGCCGGCATGCAGGCCTTCGTCGACGGGCTGGAACTGCCAGAGGAGGTCAAGGCCGCCCTGCGTGAACTCACTCCCCTGAGCTATATCGGCAACGCGGCCGAGCAGGCTCGACAGATCTGA
- the hflD gene encoding high frequency lysogenization protein HflD, with product MSRHDDNERTLALAGVFQAARLVRDLARHGRADEQAMAASIGSLFAFEPESTEAVFGNLAGVRLGLLTLLEQLESPASRDLEIARYVIGLLHHGDKLSRDRERLAELGHDLEQLEEKQVHFDLPDFPLHAQLARLYQRHISPVPPPILVKGEPLYLQNPTIADDIRACLLAGLRAVVLWRQCGGKRWQVLLGRRRLADTARSLLQGTG from the coding sequence ATGAGCCGCCACGACGACAACGAGCGCACCCTTGCCCTGGCCGGGGTCTTCCAGGCCGCCCGCCTGGTGCGCGACCTGGCGCGTCACGGTCGCGCCGACGAGCAGGCCATGGCGGCCAGCATCGGCTCGCTGTTTGCCTTCGAGCCCGAGAGCACCGAAGCGGTGTTCGGCAACCTTGCCGGTGTGCGCCTGGGCCTGCTGACCCTGCTCGAACAGCTCGAATCGCCGGCCTCGCGTGATCTGGAGATCGCGCGCTACGTGATCGGCCTGCTGCACCATGGCGACAAGCTGAGCCGTGACCGGGAACGGCTCGCCGAGCTCGGCCACGACCTGGAACAGCTGGAAGAAAAACAGGTACATTTCGACCTGCCGGACTTTCCCCTTCACGCCCAGCTCGCCCGCCTCTACCAGCGCCATATCAGCCCGGTGCCGCCGCCCATCCTGGTCAAGGGAGAACCCCTGTACCTGCAGAACCCGACGATCGCCGACGACATCCGGGCCTGCCTGCTCGCCGGGCTGCGCGCTGTCGTGCTCTGGCGTCAGTGTGGCGGCAAACGCTGGCAAGTCCTGCTGGGACGGCGTCGCCTGGCGGATACGGCGCGCTCCCTGCTGCAAGGAACAGGGTGA
- the mnmA gene encoding tRNA 2-thiouridine(34) synthase MnmA, which yields MTTEAGAHVIVGLSGGVDSSVAALRLLESGYRVTGLFMKNWEEDDTEEYCSAAEDLADAQQVAERLGIELLTVNFSAEYWDRVFAHFLSEYRAGRTPNPDVLCNREIKFKAFLEHALDLGADYIATGHYAGIRRLPGGRCELVRATDENKDQTYFLYMLGQHALQHALFPLHDLPKPAVRQIAEQAGFANFRKKDSTGICFIGERRFRDFLAQYLPAQPGDIETLEGEVIGRHQGLMYYTIGQRQGLGIGGRADGDNRPWFVAAKDLERNVLRVVQGHDHPALLQRDLTAEQLHWVAGQPPAAQFTCRARCRHRQPLQTCEVTLDGELAQVRFAEPQRAITPGQSVVFYLDDTCLGGGIIR from the coding sequence ATGACGACTGAGGCAGGTGCACACGTGATCGTCGGTCTCTCCGGTGGGGTCGATTCCTCGGTGGCCGCCCTGCGTCTGCTCGAGTCCGGCTACCGGGTCACCGGCCTGTTCATGAAGAACTGGGAAGAGGACGACACAGAGGAATACTGCTCGGCCGCCGAAGACCTTGCCGACGCACAACAGGTCGCCGAACGCCTGGGCATCGAGCTGCTGACGGTCAACTTCTCGGCCGAGTACTGGGACCGGGTATTCGCGCACTTTCTCTCCGAATACCGTGCCGGGCGCACACCCAATCCCGACGTGCTGTGCAACCGCGAGATCAAGTTCAAGGCCTTTCTCGAGCATGCCCTCGACCTGGGTGCCGATTACATCGCCACTGGTCATTACGCGGGCATCCGCCGCCTGCCCGGTGGCCGCTGCGAACTGGTACGCGCCACCGACGAAAACAAGGACCAGACCTATTTCCTTTACATGCTGGGGCAGCATGCCCTCCAGCACGCCCTGTTCCCGTTGCACGATCTGCCCAAGCCTGCAGTGCGGCAGATCGCCGAGCAGGCCGGTTTTGCCAACTTCCGCAAGAAGGACAGCACCGGCATCTGCTTCATCGGCGAGCGCCGCTTCCGTGACTTCCTGGCGCAATACCTGCCCGCGCAGCCCGGCGACATCGAGACGCTCGAGGGCGAGGTGATCGGCCGCCATCAGGGCCTGATGTACTACACCATCGGGCAACGCCAGGGCCTGGGCATCGGTGGACGCGCCGATGGCGACAACCGGCCCTGGTTCGTGGCCGCCAAGGATCTCGAGCGTAACGTGCTGCGCGTGGTGCAAGGTCACGACCACCCTGCCCTGCTGCAGCGGGATCTCACCGCCGAGCAGCTCCATTGGGTGGCGGGACAGCCACCGGCCGCGCAATTCACCTGTCGTGCGCGCTGTCGTCATCGCCAGCCCCTGCAGACCTGCGAGGTCACCCTCGACGGTGAGCTGGCGCAGGTGCGCTTTGCCGAGCCCCAGCGCGCCATCACCCCCGGGCAGTCGGTGGTGTTCTACCTGGACGACACCTGCCTGGGCGGAGGCATCATCCGATGA
- a CDS encoding NUDIX domain-containing protein — protein sequence MRWSPRVTVAAVIRDSAGRHLLVEEAPDGAPVYNQPAGHLEPGESLHDAVIREVREETRLAFRPTALLGIYRWQTSADGDTYLRFCFLGETDGEIVGQVRDPAILDLRWAEADELASGRLPLRSPLVMQCVRDAERGIAHPLDLLHDLESSDDD from the coding sequence ATGAGATGGAGCCCCCGCGTCACTGTCGCCGCCGTCATCCGCGACTCGGCTGGTCGTCACCTGCTGGTCGAGGAGGCACCCGACGGCGCGCCGGTATACAACCAGCCGGCCGGACACCTGGAGCCCGGCGAGTCCCTGCACGATGCGGTGATTCGCGAGGTTCGCGAGGAGACCCGCCTGGCCTTTCGCCCCACTGCCCTGCTCGGCATCTACCGCTGGCAGACCAGCGCGGATGGCGACACCTATCTGCGCTTCTGTTTTCTCGGCGAGACCGACGGCGAGATCGTCGGCCAGGTCCGCGACCCGGCCATCCTGGACCTGCGCTGGGCGGAGGCAGACGAACTGGCCTCTGGCCGCCTGCCTCTGCGCAGCCCCCTGGTGATGCAATGCGTGCGCGACGCCGAGCGGGGAATCGCCCATCCGCTGGACTTGCTGCACGACCTGGAGAGCAGCGATGACGACTGA
- a CDS encoding Bax inhibitor-1/YccA family protein yields MNRYQTVVSSTATQAGSINKVLKNTYLLLSATLFFSALMAGVSISLNVPPIAYMVSVIASMVLGIFVLPRTANSAAGIGVIFLITGLLGFGLGPILSMYLALPNGPQIIATAFGGTGVIFLGLSGYALTSKRDFSFLGGFLFAGMMVLVVAMVANIFLELPALALAVSAGVILVMSGFILFDTARIVRGGETNYIMATYGLYLTIFNIFISLLQILGIFGSDE; encoded by the coding sequence ATGAATCGCTATCAAACCGTTGTTTCCAGCACCGCCACACAGGCGGGCTCGATCAACAAGGTTCTCAAGAACACCTATCTGCTGCTGTCGGCAACGCTGTTTTTCAGCGCCCTGATGGCGGGGGTGTCGATCAGCCTGAACGTGCCGCCGATCGCCTACATGGTCTCGGTGATCGCCTCGATGGTGCTGGGCATCTTCGTACTGCCGCGCACCGCCAACTCGGCTGCCGGCATCGGCGTGATCTTCCTCATTACCGGCCTGCTGGGCTTCGGCCTGGGGCCGATCCTGTCGATGTACCTGGCGCTGCCGAACGGCCCGCAGATCATCGCCACCGCCTTTGGTGGCACCGGGGTGATCTTCCTCGGCCTGTCGGGTTACGCCCTGACCAGCAAGCGCGACTTCAGCTTCCTCGGCGGTTTCCTGTTCGCCGGCATGATGGTGCTGGTGGTGGCCATGGTCGCCAACATCTTCCTGGAGTTGCCGGCATTGGCCCTGGCCGTCTCCGCCGGCGTGATCCTGGTGATGAGCGGCTTCATCCTGTTCGACACCGCGCGCATCGTGCGTGGCGGCGAGACCAACTACATCATGGCCACCTACGGCCTGTACCTGACCATCTTCAACATCTTCATCAGCCTGTTGCAGATCCTCGGTATCTTCGGCAGCGACGAGTAA
- a CDS encoding cysteine dioxygenase family protein, whose amino-acid sequence MNTMRLRRFLQDFSHLVTSAGNDEAALLVGGAPLLRTLIAHDDWLLDAFARPSPDGYCQYLLYCDPEKRFSVVSFIWGPGQRTPIHDHTVWGMVGVLCGAETSERFSRDPATGLLLLEDTETLHPGDINWISPILGDIHRVANALPDQVSISIHLYGADIGHIQRHRFDPVTGKETVFVSGYSNAQV is encoded by the coding sequence ATGAACACGATGCGCCTCCGTCGTTTCCTGCAAGACTTCAGCCACCTGGTGACATCCGCGGGCAACGACGAGGCTGCCCTGCTTGTCGGGGGCGCCCCCTTGCTGCGCACGCTGATCGCCCATGACGACTGGCTGCTCGATGCCTTCGCCCGACCGAGCCCTGATGGCTATTGCCAGTACCTCCTGTACTGCGATCCGGAGAAACGCTTTTCAGTGGTCAGCTTCATCTGGGGTCCGGGACAGCGTACCCCGATCCACGACCACACCGTCTGGGGCATGGTGGGAGTGTTGTGCGGCGCCGAGACCAGTGAACGCTTCTCCCGTGATCCGGCTACGGGTCTGCTGCTCCTGGAAGACACCGAAACCCTTCATCCCGGCGACATCAACTGGATCTCCCCCATCCTCGGCGACATTCACCGCGTGGCCAATGCCCTGCCCGACCAGGTATCGATCAGCATTCACCTCTACGGCGCCGACATCGGTCATATCCAACGCCACCGCTTCGATCCCGTGACAGGAAAAGAAACCGTGTTTGTCTCCGGCTACTCGAACGCTCAGGTTTGA